A stretch of DNA from Pseudomonadales bacterium:
CCCGCTCGAGCACGTTCTCCAGTTCCCGCACGTTGCCCGGGAAGCCATAGGCCTTGAGTGCCCGCATCGCGGGATCGGACAGACGCGGTGCCGCCTTGCCGTACTCTGTGGCCAGACGCTGCAGAATCTGGCTGGCAAGTTCAGGGATATCGGAGGCACGTTCGCGCAGGCTCGGCATCTGCAGTTCGATGACATTGAGCCGGTAGTACAGATCCTGACGGAAGCGGCCCTGGGCGACTTCCTGGCCGAGATCCTTGTGGGTTGCGGAGAGTACCCGAACGTCGGTACCTTTTTCCTCGGCCGAGCCTACCGCCCGCACCGCTTTTTCCTGGATCGCCCGCAGCAGTTTCACCTGCATGGACAGCGGCAGATCGGCGACTTCATCGAGGAACAGGGTGCCACCGGCTGCGGCTTCGAAAAGACCGACCTTGTCGGCCACAGCTCCGGTAAAACTGCCTTTGACATGGCCGAAGAATTCACTCTCCATCAGTTCACTGGGAATCGCACCGCAGTTCACCGGCACGAAAGGGCGTTCGCCGCGCGGCCCCTGCTCATGAATCAGACGGGCGGCGAGTTCCTTACCCGAACCGGATTCACCGCTGATGTATACCGGCGCCAGGCTGCGGGCCAGTTTGCTGATCTGTTCCCGCAGGCGCTGCATGGGTTCTGATTCGCCGGTCAGGCGTGTCTCACCCTCCCTGCGGTCGGCTTCGATGGCGCCGATTTTCAGCGCGGTATCCACCAGGGCGCGCAGCTGCTCGAGATCCACCGGCTTCTGCACGAAATCGAAAGCGCCCGCTTTCAGAGCACCGATGGCGGTATCTATGCTGCCGTAGGCGGTGATCATCGCTACTGGCAGTCCCGGCCGGTGTTCACTGATATGGCTCACCAGTTCCAGTCCGTCGCCGTCCGGAAGGTGCATGTCGGTCAGACACAGGTCGTATTCGTCCGTGCGCAGGAGTTCCCGGGCAGTGGCCAGATCCGGTGCACTGGCCGTGTCGATTTTCATCCGCCCGAGAGTGATTTCGAGAAGCTCCCGGATATCCGGTTCGTCGTCGACGATGAGTGCGCGCTTACGGCTCATGCGGTGATCCGGTCAGGATGGGCGAAGATGATGCGGAAGCAGGCGCCGCCGCCTTCGTCGGGGTAGTAGGTCAGGCGCGCCTGGTTGGTTTCGCACAACTCCCGGGAGATATACAGACCCAGTCCGGTTCCGGTTTTGGCAGTGGTGAAAAAAGGTTCGAACAGATTGGTGAGCTGGTCGGGGGATACCCCCGGACCACTGTCGATGACATTCAGGTAGGGCCGGTCCGTATGGGCGTCGATACCGCCTTCGAGGCGCAGATAGGCCTGCCCCGCTTCGCGACTGTAGCGGATGCCGTTGCTGGCCAGATTGGTAAGGGCCTGCAGCAGCTGGCTCTTGTCCATGCGCACTTCCGTGTCCTCCGGATTCACGCTCACATCGATTTGAGCGTCGGG
This window harbors:
- a CDS encoding sigma-54 dependent transcriptional regulator, with the protein product MSRKRALIVDDEPDIRELLEITLGRMKIDTASAPDLATARELLRTDEYDLCLTDMHLPDGDGLELVSHISEHRPGLPVAMITAYGSIDTAIGALKAGAFDFVQKPVDLEQLRALVDTALKIGAIEADRREGETRLTGESEPMQRLREQISKLARSLAPVYISGESGSGKELAARLIHEQGPRGERPFVPVNCGAIPSELMESEFFGHVKGSFTGAVADKVGLFEAAAGGTLFLDEVADLPLSMQVKLLRAIQEKAVRAVGSAEEKGTDVRVLSATHKDLGQEVAQGRFRQDLYYRLNVIELQMPSLRERASDIPELASQILQRLATEYGKAAPRLSDPAMRALKAYGFPGNVRELENVLERAFTLCEGDLIEPADLQLDTNGRPAPAATLGIEAAAAGESADPAAVSQAAASPPLPTGQGQDTPALPPGQSLEEYLEGIERRLIVGALEANRWNKTAAAKDLGITFRALRYRLKKLDLE